The following nucleotide sequence is from Apium graveolens cultivar Ventura chromosome 4, ASM990537v1, whole genome shotgun sequence.
AAAGATCACTTTGTTTGCCGCTTCGATTGCCCCATTCCCTTGCGGATGGGCGACTAAGCTAAATCTTTGTTTGATTCTGAAGTGGTGCAGGAACTTGTGAAACTTGTTTCCAATAAACTGAGTCCCATTATCAGAGATGTAAATTTTCGGAATCCCGAATCGGAGAATAATATGTTCTAGGAAGAACTTTTTTGTTGCTTCTTCGGTTATCGCCGACAATGGTGGGGCTTCGACCCACTTGGTCATGTAGTCGATGGCAATTATGCAGTATCTTACTTGTTTTATGCTAGTTGGGAGAACGATAACTATGTCCACGGCCCACACGGCGAACGTAATGAGACTTAGAGCGGAAGTCATTTATTCTGGGGGTTGCCTCAGAACAGTGGCGAACAACTAGCATTGTACACACTTCTTGGCATACTCGCTGGCATCGGCCTTCAAGGTTGGCCAGAAGAATTCCTGGTGAAGGATTTTGAAGGCGAGGGACTGACCAGCCAGATGCTCACCGCAAATTCCTTCGTGCACTGCCTCAAGAGCCTGATGTTGTTCTTTGGTGTTTAGGCATCTAAGGAGGGGCTGACTGACTGATCGGTGATACATTCTTCCATTAATGATAGTGTAGCTCGATGCTCTGTACTTTATCTTTAGTGCCTCCCTTCAGTCCGGAGATAGAATACCTTTCTCCAGAAAGTTCCTCAGGGGAGCCATCCAATCGTTCCTCTGGTGTATTTCCAGACAATCTCTCTTTTTGATCGAAGGCGTCTTGGCTTCGGTGAGGTAGATAGAAATAGTTAGGCTCTGCGTCTCAGCCGAAGCTAGCCTGGAAAGGGCGTCTGCCCGTCCATTGTTCTCCCTGCCTATTTGACTTAGCTCAAAAATTTCAAATGACAAGGAAGCGTTTTTTACCTTGGTGGCGTAAGCCTTCGTCCGGGGGTCTCTTTGTTCATATTCTCCAGAGAAGTGCTTCACAACCGGCATAAAATCGCTGAAGGGCCTTAGGTGCTTCGCCTCAAGGCTTCGGGCCAACTCCATCCTTGCGAGGAGTGTTTCGTACTCTGTTTCATTGTTCGTCGGAGGAAAGTCGAATCTTATAGCCTGGCATATCTCGATCCCTTCGGGGCTGGAAAGTATTAAGCCGGCCCCACACTTTTTCCCAGCTACCGACCCATCTACAAAGAGTCTCCATTTCCCAGGGGTCCGAATGAGCTGTTCGTCTGGGGTGAGATCTTGCGGCCCCGAGAATGTGCATTCGACCACAAAGTCAGCCAGAGCTTGGGCCTTGATCGTCGTTCTGGGGACATACTCGAGATCAAACTCCCCGAGTTCGATGGACCGGGCTACTATTCTTCCCGAGGCTTCGGGCCTCGTTAAAATCTTCTTCAGAGGTTGACTGGTGACAACTTGAATCGTTCGGATTTGGAAGTAATGTCGCAATTTTTGGGCGGCCATAACCAACCCATATGTGAATTATTCGGCATTGGGGTACCTCGTCTTTGTATCCTTGAGGACATGGGACACATAGAACACAGGGTGTTGATTGCCTTCATGGTTTTTCACAAGCACCGCCCCTAGGGTTCTGTCGGACACAGCCACGTAAAGCTGGAGAGTTTTCTTCGGATCAGGCCTCATTAGGTGTGGTGCCTTGGTAAGGTATTCTTTCACTTCCTCGAATGCCCTATGGAATTCGGGCCCCCACTCAAAATTCTTTGACCCCTTAAGCATGGCGAAGAAAGGGAGTGCCTTTTCGGCTGATCTGGAGATGAAACGCCGAAGGGCGGCGCGTCGGCCGGTCAGCTTCTGGATATCTCTGATGTATTTAGGGGTTTTCATATTAATGACTGCTTCGATCTTTTCAGGATTCGCCTCTATCCCCCGGGCGCTGGCCATGTAGCCCAGGAACTTGCCACTAGAGACTCCGAAGGTGCATTTGTTCGGATTGATCCTTATGTTGTTTCTCCGGAGCGTCTCGAAGCACTCTTTCAAGTCTTCGGCATGATCTTGGAATAGTATTTACAATCATGTCATCCACATATGCTTCCATGTTCCAACCGATATGCTCTTTAAAGATCTTGTTTACCATTCGCTGAAATGTGGCTTCAGCGTTCTTTAGTCCGAAGGGCATTTTAATATAAGCATAAGTCCCCTTCGGAGTTATGAACGTTGTCTTGGGCACATCCTTGTCATTCATAACAATTTGATGATAGTCAGAAAAAAAGCATCCAAAAAACTAAGTACCTGGTATCCTGCCGTTGCATCTATCAGCTGGTCGATGCTAGGCAAGGGGTAGTGGTCCTTCGTACATGCTTTATTGAGGTCCGTATAATCCacgcacatcctccactttccatttgATTTTTTGACAACCACCATGTTGGCTATCCAGTCGGGGTATTCAATTTCCTCAATGAACTTGGCTTCCAACAGTTTTTCAACTTCGGCTTCTATGACCTTCTGTCGTTCGACTGCGAATATCCTCTTATTCTGCTTCACCGGGTTGGCCTCAGGCTGTACATTCAAGCATTCTTATCCGTCTTGGGATCCAAACCGGGCATGTCTTCCGGCCCCAGGCGAACACATCATGGTATTGCCGAATGACAGCTATTACCTTTTTCTTCAAATCTGCCACCATATTTTTCCCTATCCGAACCACTTTTCCCGAATGGCCTGTATACAGCTCTACCTCTTCGGTTTTCACCGCGGGTTTGGGGATCGGGCTTGAGAGATCCGCTCCAAACTTTTCCAACTCAATATTCAGTGTTTCATGGCTTCCACTGTGCTCGGCTTCGGCCCTCTTTCTTTTCCTTGTTTCGTCCGACCCTTCATATTCTTGATCCTTTTCCAGGTCCTTAAGCATTATGATTCTGGCGGTTTTTTGATCACCTCTCATTTCTCCTACCCCTTTCTTGGTTGGAAACTTGAGTTTAAGATGGGGTATAGATTCCACCGCTTCAAAAGTCGACAAGAAGGGTCTTCCGAATATGGCATTGTATGGGCTCTCAATCCGTACCACATAGAATTTCACCGGCTTTTCAACAGTATATGGCAATTTACCCAGGAGGACAGGGAGCGTGATTGTTCCCTCAAACTGTATGGGGTGTCCTCCAATGGCGTAAAGAGGAGCCTCATTGTAGGGCTCCAACTGTTCTCCAACCAAATTCATTTTACAGTAGATTTGTGGAACAGTATGTTGGCCGAATTCCGGTATCCACCATCACCTTCCATATTTTATTGTTCCCAATGATAGGGTTAATAATGAGTGGGTCTTCGTATGTGCGAATGACGTCCTCGTAGTCCTCAGTGCTGAAGGTCATGGGCATGTGGGGCTTTTCCTGACCGAACTGATAGAGATTGTATACCTATCGGGCGTACTTTTTCTTGGCTGTCTTGTTATCCTTATCTAGGATGCTGCCCCCATATATAATTTTTACTTCGCCCCTAATCCTATCCCTTCGTTCCGGCTCTTGGGCTTCTATCTCTTCCTCCTGGTTTTCCTTCGGCCCCAGTCTGTCTCTCAGATCTCGTACGAACTGATTAAGTTCGCCATCTTTGATCATGTGCTCAATTAGTCTTTTGAGGTGATAGCACTCGTTGGTATTATGTCTCTTATCCCTGTGGTAATCGTAGTATTTGTCGGGGTTCTTCTTATGGTTTGGGACCTTCATTTTTGTCGGCCGCACGAAcccaggcttgcccttgatttcaTGGAAAATCTTGGAGATTGGCGCATTCAAAAGGGTGAATACAACTGAATCTCTATCTCATCGTCGTTCGGCCCCTCGATCCATctcttttcttccttctttcctACCATCCCTTTGGTCAGAGCCTGATCTTGAGCCTTCGTATTTGTTAGCTCGCTTCGATCGGTCATCCCTTCGGGAGTCCTTATACCCCTCATACTTTCCATTTTTCGATGAATGTTCTCGCCCTTCACATATATATCATTCAGGGATCTCGGGGGAAAATCGTAAAGAGATGAGCGAAGCTTTTTACCTTTATAGGGGTCCAGCCCCGCCGTCAAGAAGCCCATTGCTTTGACCTTGTCCAGATTAGTAACCATTCCAGCTTCCTCCTTAAACCGAGCGAGATAATCCCCTAACTCCTCGTTCGCCCTCTGTCTGCAGTGGACTGGGGCTTCAGTGTCCTTCGCTTTTCGGCACATGTGCGAATAGTACTTCAGAAACTTCATCTTCAGTTGCTCGTAAGATCTAATGGACCTAGGCTTAAGGGATTTGTACCACATCGAAGCTGACCCCTTCAGATAGGTCTTGAACATTTTGCACAACATGATATCATTATGACCCATCCCAATCATTAGCAACTTATACTTTTCGCAGTGGTCCTCAAGGTCTCCCTTCCCGCCGAACTCACTCATCTTAGGGAATTGCCTTTCTTCGCCCGGAGGGGGTCGATACTGTTCAATTTCTTGGGTCACGACCGGTTCTCTGTCGGCCCTCCTATCACCGAACAAGGCCTTTTCTAGGCGAGTGAGCCTGAGGCGGGATCCGTCGAGCTCCTCGTCTGAGTCAGATGAGAAGGGTTGCTTCGTACTCTTCCTTCGGGGATGCGAATCAGAGTCAGAGTCATCTTCTTCGTCTTGCGCCATTCGATCTCTCCTATCCTTATTCGTTCTTCCCGGGTCGTCGGCCAGCAACGCTTCGCGCAGGGTCCTTTCTTGCAATTAAATTTCTTCTCTTTGAAGCTGCAGGGCCTTCAGTCGTAACGAATCAGCCTCTCTTCGCTTAGTGCGGGCCACTGCATCCCTTTCTGCTGGGTCATTTTTGGCCTTGCCCTTCTTCGCGGCCTTTTCCGCCCGTCTTTAGGAGCAAGGTTtcttcttcaggagttaatgtgATACCTCCATCTTCGTCCACTAGGGTGGATGGTTGCCCCTTATCGGAAAAACCAGGTGGCGGTGAATGCTCATGAATTATTTCTATCATACTCTCGTTATCTTGGCTTGTAGCTCTCGTagttcccacagacggcgccaaatgttacgcCCAGATTCCTTCGGATGGATGAGCAGGCTTCGGCCTCCGTGAAGGTAGCTTCTGCTTAgacctgaaagtgaagagaatgcgagggtttgtaCCCACGATTCACCTTCGGTGTGAGAATAATAACCTGGTTGTAAAGTGGATAGAAAATATAAGAAAAGTAGAGTGTTTTAGAGAGAATGTGTGTATATTTTGTCTTACTTTCCAAGGGGTTTTATACCCATTCCAGGTCATGAATACTCATCCGTTACTCATCATTAAAGAGGGAGTGAAATGGGGGCGTTATGTCCCTTCTGCTTTCCAACGTTCGGGAAGAAAGATAGGCATTGGCTTGAGGCTCTACGTGGGCCTTCGGCTTATGGGCCTGATCGACCGTCGGCCCAATAGCTCGATCTTCCGACGGGCCTTCGTTCAGTGGGCCTTATTGAACCCATAGCCAACAATTTCATTTGTGTTTCCCTCCAAATTTCAT
It contains:
- the LOC141718376 gene encoding uncharacterized protein LOC141718376 — protein: MNLVGEQLEPYNEAPLYAIGGHPIQFEGTITLPVLLGKLPYTVEKPVKFYVVRIESPYNAIFGRPFLSTFEAVESIPHLKLKFPTKKGVGEMRGDQKTARIIMLKDLEKDQEYEGSDETRKRKRAEAEHSGSHETLNIELEKFGADLSSPIPKPAVKTEEVELYTGHSGKVVRIGKNMVADLKKKPEANPVKQNKRIFAVERQKVIEAEVEKLLEAKFIEEIEYPDWIANMVVVKKSNGKWRMCVDYTDLNKACTKDHYPLPSIDQLIDATAGYQDVPKTTFITPKGTYAYIKMPFGLKNAEATFQRMVNKIFKEHIGWNMEAYVDDMIVNTIPRSCRRLERVLRDAPEKQHKDQSEQMHLRSL